From a region of the Streptomyces venezuelae genome:
- a CDS encoding ACT domain-containing protein, translated as MSGEHDLRKLLSGMRPELNEGRYVFCTVNGTTVPAGTAPVATVLEPEGLTLVLRQEEADAAGLPYDYVAGWITLRVHSALDAVGLTAAFATELGAHGLSCNVIAGYHHDHLLVDADRAAEAVAVLEELAARSVHD; from the coding sequence ATGAGCGGAGAGCACGACCTGCGGAAACTCCTGAGCGGCATGCGGCCCGAGCTGAACGAGGGACGGTACGTCTTCTGCACCGTCAACGGCACCACCGTCCCCGCCGGGACCGCCCCCGTCGCCACCGTCCTGGAACCCGAAGGGCTCACCCTGGTGCTGCGTCAGGAGGAGGCCGACGCGGCCGGCCTGCCGTACGACTACGTCGCCGGGTGGATCACCCTCCGCGTCCACTCCGCCCTCGACGCCGTCGGGCTCACCGCAGCCTTCGCCACCGAACTCGGCGCACACGGTCTGAGCTGCAACGTCATCGCCGGCTACCACCACGACCACCTCCTCGTGGACGCCGACCGAGCCGCCGAGGCCGTGGCCGTCCTGGAGGAGCTCGCGGCCCGTTCCGTACACGACTGA
- a CDS encoding DUF397 domain-containing protein: MTSRPLAGWGKPDLDLTGADWQSSSRGVGDVQIAFVEGFIAMRNSERPESPSLIFSPDEWHKFVLNARGGEFDLT; the protein is encoded by the coding sequence ATGACTTCACGACCCCTCGCCGGCTGGGGGAAGCCGGACCTCGATCTCACCGGGGCGGACTGGCAGTCGAGCAGCCGGGGAGTGGGCGACGTCCAGATCGCCTTCGTCGAGGGCTTCATCGCGATGCGCAACAGCGAGCGCCCCGAGAGCCCTTCGCTGATCTTCTCGCCGGACGAGTGGCACAAGTTCGTGCTGAACGCCCGCGGCGGGGAGTTCGACCTGACCTGA
- a CDS encoding thiolase domain-containing protein, whose protein sequence is MSKEPVAIVGIGQTKHVAARHDVSIAGLVREAAARALADAELTWADIDAVVIGKAPDFFEGVMMPELYLADALGAVGKPMLRVHTAGSVGGSTALVASNLVAARVHRTVLTLAFEKQSESNAMWGLSLPVPFQQPLLAGAGGFFAPHVRAYMRRTGAPDTVGSLVAYKDRRNALKNPYAHLHEHDITLEKVQASPMLWDPIRYSETCPSSDGACAMILTDRAGAARSPKPAAWVHGGAMRSEPTLFAGKDFVSPQAGKDCAADVYRQAGITDPRREIDAVEMYVPFSWYEPMWLENLGFAAEGEGWKLTEAGVTELDGDLPVNPSGGVLSTNPIGASGMIRFAEAALQVRGQAAEHQVPDARRAMGHAYGGGAQFFAMWLVGAEEPTS, encoded by the coding sequence GTGAGTAAAGAGCCCGTGGCCATCGTCGGGATCGGCCAGACCAAGCACGTGGCGGCCCGCCACGACGTGTCCATCGCCGGACTGGTCCGCGAGGCGGCCGCCCGCGCCCTCGCCGACGCCGAACTGACCTGGGCGGACATCGACGCGGTCGTCATCGGCAAGGCCCCCGACTTCTTCGAGGGGGTGATGATGCCCGAGCTGTACCTGGCGGACGCCCTGGGCGCGGTCGGCAAGCCGATGCTGCGGGTGCACACGGCCGGTTCGGTCGGCGGGTCCACGGCCCTGGTCGCCTCCAACCTGGTGGCGGCCCGCGTCCACCGCACCGTCCTCACCCTCGCCTTCGAGAAGCAGTCCGAATCCAACGCCATGTGGGGTCTGTCGCTCCCGGTCCCCTTCCAGCAGCCGCTGCTCGCCGGCGCGGGCGGGTTCTTCGCCCCGCACGTACGCGCGTACATGCGGCGCACCGGCGCGCCGGACACGGTGGGCTCGCTGGTGGCGTACAAGGACCGGCGCAACGCGCTGAAGAACCCGTACGCGCACCTGCACGAGCACGACATCACCCTGGAGAAGGTCCAGGCCTCGCCGATGCTCTGGGACCCGATCCGCTACTCGGAGACCTGCCCCTCCTCCGACGGTGCGTGCGCGATGATCCTCACCGACCGGGCGGGCGCCGCCCGTTCGCCGAAGCCGGCCGCCTGGGTGCACGGCGGGGCGATGCGCAGCGAGCCCACCCTCTTCGCCGGCAAGGACTTCGTGTCGCCGCAGGCCGGCAAGGACTGCGCCGCCGACGTCTACCGCCAGGCCGGGATCACCGACCCCCGCCGGGAGATCGACGCGGTCGAGATGTACGTACCGTTCTCCTGGTACGAGCCGATGTGGCTGGAGAACCTCGGCTTCGCCGCGGAGGGCGAGGGCTGGAAGCTCACCGAGGCCGGGGTCACCGAACTCGACGGGGACCTCCCGGTCAACCCCTCGGGCGGTGTCCTGTCCACCAACCCGATCGGCGCCTCCGGCATGATCCGCTTCGCGGAGGCGGCCCTCCAGGTCCGCGGCCAGGCGGCGGAGCACCAGGTTCCGGACGCCCGCCGGGCCATGGGGCACGCGTACGGCGGCGGCGCGCAGTTCTTCGCGATGTGGCTGGTGGGGGCCGAGGAGCCGACCTCCTGA
- a CDS encoding thiolase domain-containing protein, translating into MARHAREVAVVAFAQSDHLRRTDELSEVEMVMPVLHEVLAATGLKAGEIGFTCSGSSDYLAGRAFSFTMTLDGVGAWPPISESHVEMDGAWALYEAWVKIQTGEADTALVYSYGKSSPGSVRDVLTRQLDPYYVAPLWPDAVALAALQAQALIDTGETDEAALAAVGARSRDAAVANPHAQLRGPVPQGDYQVRPLRTGDCPPVGDGVAAVVLAAGDLARRLCERPAWITGIDHRIEAHSLGLRDLTDSPSTRLAAEHAGVFEAPVDTAELHAPFSSQEIVLRKALGLADDVAVNPSGGALAANPMMAAGLIRIGEAAARIHRGASRRAVAHATSGPCLQQNLVAVLEGDAR; encoded by the coding sequence ATGGCCCGACACGCCCGCGAGGTCGCGGTGGTCGCCTTCGCGCAGAGCGACCACCTGCGGCGCACCGACGAGCTCAGCGAAGTCGAGATGGTCATGCCGGTCCTGCACGAGGTGCTGGCCGCCACCGGACTGAAGGCCGGCGAGATCGGCTTCACCTGCTCCGGCTCCAGCGACTACCTGGCCGGCCGGGCCTTCTCCTTCACCATGACCCTCGACGGGGTCGGCGCCTGGCCCCCGATCTCCGAATCACACGTCGAGATGGACGGGGCCTGGGCCCTCTACGAGGCCTGGGTCAAGATCCAGACCGGCGAGGCCGACACCGCGCTCGTCTACTCGTACGGGAAGTCCTCGCCCGGGTCGGTGCGCGACGTGCTGACCCGCCAGCTCGACCCGTACTACGTCGCCCCGCTCTGGCCCGACGCGGTCGCGCTGGCCGCCCTCCAGGCCCAGGCCCTGATCGACACCGGCGAGACCGACGAGGCCGCCCTGGCAGCCGTCGGGGCGCGCAGCCGGGACGCGGCCGTCGCCAACCCGCACGCCCAGCTCCGCGGCCCCGTCCCCCAGGGCGACTACCAGGTCCGGCCGCTGCGCACCGGTGACTGCCCGCCCGTCGGCGACGGCGTGGCCGCCGTCGTCCTGGCCGCCGGCGACCTCGCGCGCCGGCTCTGCGAACGCCCCGCCTGGATCACCGGCATCGACCACCGCATCGAGGCCCACAGCCTGGGCCTGCGCGACCTCACCGACTCCCCGTCCACCCGGCTCGCCGCCGAGCACGCGGGTGTCTTCGAAGCCCCGGTGGACACGGCCGAACTGCACGCGCCGTTCTCCTCCCAGGAGATCGTCCTGCGCAAGGCGCTCGGCCTCGCCGACGACGTGGCCGTCAACCCCTCCGGGGGAGCGCTCGCGGCCAACCCGATGATGGCCGCCGGCCTGATCCGCATCGGCGAGGCGGCCGCCCGGATCCACCGCGGCGCATCGCGACGGGCCGTCGCCCACGCCACATCCGGCCCCTGCCTCCAGCAGAACCTGGTCGCCGTCCTGGAAGGGGACGCAAGGTGA
- a CDS encoding Zn-ribbon domain-containing OB-fold protein → MTAASPPEVLRAPLVVEFPFTRSLGPVQSAFLTGLREGTVLGVRTSDGKVMVPPVEYDPVTAEEIRELVEVAATGTVTTWAWNEHPRRQQPLDTPFAWVLVRLDGSDTALLHALDAPGPDAVRTGMRVRVRWAAERTGAITDIACFEPCDDGPADGGPTPHDGAFADSVTGIVAEARLDYVYSPGRAQTAYINALSERRTVGERCPSCHKVYVPPRGACPTCGVATTDRVEVGPAGTVTTYCIVNIKAKNLDIEVPYVYAHIALDGADLALHGRIGGIPYDQVRMGLRVEPVWTEGGRYPDHYRPTGEPDADYDAYKELI, encoded by the coding sequence ATGACAGCTGCCTCCCCACCGGAGGTGCTCCGCGCGCCCCTCGTCGTCGAGTTCCCCTTCACCCGGTCCCTCGGGCCCGTCCAGAGCGCCTTCCTCACCGGGCTGCGCGAAGGCACCGTCCTCGGGGTGAGGACCTCCGACGGCAAGGTGATGGTCCCGCCCGTCGAGTACGACCCCGTCACCGCCGAGGAGATCCGCGAACTCGTCGAGGTCGCCGCCACCGGTACCGTCACCACCTGGGCGTGGAACGAGCATCCCCGCCGCCAACAGCCCCTGGACACCCCCTTCGCCTGGGTGCTGGTCAGGCTCGACGGCTCCGACACCGCCCTCCTGCACGCCCTGGACGCGCCCGGCCCCGACGCCGTCCGCACCGGCATGCGCGTCCGCGTCCGCTGGGCCGCCGAGCGCACCGGTGCCATCACCGACATCGCCTGCTTCGAGCCGTGCGACGACGGGCCCGCGGACGGCGGGCCCACCCCGCACGACGGGGCCTTCGCCGACTCCGTCACCGGCATCGTCGCCGAGGCCCGCCTCGACTACGTCTACAGCCCCGGCCGCGCCCAGACCGCGTACATCAACGCCCTCTCCGAACGGCGGACCGTCGGCGAGCGCTGCCCCTCCTGCCACAAGGTGTACGTCCCGCCGCGCGGCGCCTGCCCCACCTGCGGGGTCGCCACCACCGACCGCGTCGAGGTCGGCCCCGCCGGCACGGTCACCACCTACTGCATCGTCAACATCAAGGCCAAGAACCTCGACATCGAGGTCCCCTACGTCTACGCCCACATCGCCCTCGACGGCGCCGACCTCGCCCTCCACGGCCGGATCGGCGGCATCCCCTACGACCAGGTCCGCATGGGCCTGCGCGTCGAGCCCGTATGGACCGAAGGCGGCCGCTACCCCGACCACTACCGCCCCACCGGCGAACCGGACGCGGACTACGACGCGTACAAGGAGCTCATCTGA
- a CDS encoding crotonase/enoyl-CoA hydratase family protein, with translation MGGTEHLTVDRHGATLVLTMDRPEAKNALSLPLLVGLYDGWLEADADDGIRSVVLTGAGGDFCAGMDLKALAGKGMAGDRYRDRLKADPDLHWKAMLRHHRPRKPVIAAVEGYCVAGGTEILQGTDIRVAAEGATFGLFEVKRGLFPIGGSTVRLPRQIPRTHALEMLLTGRPYSAAEAERIGLVGRVVPDGTALEAALEIAERINACGPLAVEAVKASVYETAEMTEREGLASELLRGWPIFDTADAKEGARAFAEKRAAVYRRE, from the coding sequence ATGGGTGGGACGGAACACCTGACCGTGGATCGGCACGGCGCCACGCTGGTGCTCACCATGGACAGGCCCGAGGCGAAGAACGCGCTCTCGCTGCCGCTGCTGGTGGGGCTGTACGACGGCTGGCTGGAGGCGGACGCCGACGACGGGATCCGCTCGGTGGTCCTCACCGGCGCGGGCGGGGACTTCTGCGCCGGAATGGACCTCAAGGCCCTTGCAGGGAAGGGGATGGCGGGCGACCGGTACCGGGACCGTCTCAAGGCCGACCCCGACCTGCACTGGAAGGCGATGCTGCGCCACCACCGGCCGCGCAAGCCGGTGATCGCGGCGGTGGAGGGCTACTGCGTGGCCGGCGGGACCGAGATCCTGCAGGGCACGGACATCCGGGTGGCGGCCGAGGGCGCGACCTTCGGGCTGTTCGAGGTCAAGCGCGGACTCTTCCCGATCGGCGGCTCCACCGTGCGGCTGCCGCGCCAGATCCCGCGCACGCACGCCCTGGAGATGCTGCTGACCGGGCGCCCGTACTCCGCAGCCGAGGCCGAGCGGATCGGGCTGGTCGGGCGGGTGGTGCCGGACGGTACGGCGCTGGAGGCGGCCCTGGAGATCGCGGAGCGGATCAACGCGTGCGGGCCGCTGGCGGTGGAGGCGGTCAAGGCGTCGGTCTACGAGACCGCCGAGATGACGGAGCGGGAGGGGCTGGCGTCGGAGCTGCTGCGGGGGTGGCCGATCTTCGACACCGCCGATGCGAAAGAGGGGGCGCGGGCCTTTGCCGAGAAGCGGGCCGCGGTGTATCGGCGCGAGTAG
- a CDS encoding acyl-CoA synthetase, which produces MEYNLADLFESVVDVVPDREALVYVDHPGTGAERRLTYAELDTAANRIAHHLRDSGLAAGEHVGLHLYNGIEYLQTVLACLKARLVPVNVNYRYVEEELVYLYNDADLAALVFEGEFTERVAAALPQTTKLRHLIRVGRAPEGAPEPSVAPVPYADAEAAGSPGRGFPPRSPDDLFIIYTGGTTGMPKGVMWRAEDLFFAGLFGGEPSGEPVKRPEELAERVAGRGAGLTFFPAPPLMHGTSTLTSFIAFNYGQRVVIHRKYAPEEVLRTIEKEKVSSVSLVGDAMLRPLIDALNGPLKGTDLSSLFSVSSSGAIMSDSVRAEFQRLVPNVLLLNNFGSSESGSNGRATDDSGPEKGFRLEVNDRTQVVDPVTHEPVAVGEPGRLAQRGHVPLGYYNDPGKTAETFFQKGTERWVLLGDMATVDEQGIVTVLGRGSQCINTGGEKVYPEEVEQALKSHPDVYDALVAGVPDPTWGSHVAAVVQVREGAEAPSLDQIQSHCRTRLAGYKIPRQLVIAPAIQRSPSGKADYRWAKAVATEADSA; this is translated from the coding sequence GTGGAGTACAACCTTGCCGACCTGTTCGAGTCGGTCGTGGACGTGGTCCCGGACCGCGAGGCCCTCGTGTACGTGGACCACCCCGGGACCGGCGCCGAGCGCCGCCTGACGTACGCGGAGCTCGACACGGCGGCGAACCGGATCGCGCACCACCTGCGCGACAGCGGCCTGGCCGCCGGCGAGCACGTGGGCCTTCACCTCTACAACGGAATCGAGTACCTGCAGACGGTGCTCGCCTGCCTGAAGGCCCGGCTGGTACCGGTGAACGTCAACTACCGGTACGTGGAGGAGGAGCTGGTCTACCTCTACAACGACGCCGATCTCGCCGCCCTGGTCTTCGAGGGCGAGTTCACCGAGCGGGTCGCGGCCGCACTGCCGCAGACGACGAAGCTCCGGCACCTGATCCGGGTCGGCCGGGCTCCCGAGGGCGCACCCGAGCCGTCGGTCGCGCCGGTCCCGTACGCGGACGCCGAGGCGGCCGGATCGCCCGGGCGCGGCTTCCCGCCGCGCAGCCCCGACGACCTGTTCATCATCTACACCGGCGGCACGACGGGCATGCCGAAGGGGGTGATGTGGCGGGCCGAGGACCTCTTCTTCGCCGGACTGTTCGGCGGCGAGCCCTCGGGCGAGCCGGTGAAGCGGCCCGAGGAACTGGCCGAGCGGGTCGCGGGGCGCGGCGCGGGGCTCACCTTCTTCCCGGCGCCCCCGCTGATGCACGGCACGTCGACGCTGACCTCCTTCATCGCGTTCAACTACGGCCAGCGGGTGGTCATCCACCGGAAGTACGCGCCGGAGGAAGTGCTCCGCACGATAGAGAAGGAGAAGGTCTCCAGCGTGTCGCTGGTCGGCGACGCGATGCTGAGGCCACTGATCGACGCCCTGAACGGCCCGCTCAAGGGCACGGACCTGTCGTCACTGTTCAGTGTCTCCTCGTCCGGGGCGATCATGTCGGATTCGGTGCGGGCCGAGTTCCAGCGGCTGGTGCCGAACGTGCTGCTCCTGAACAACTTCGGTTCGTCGGAATCCGGTTCCAACGGCCGGGCGACGGACGACTCCGGCCCGGAGAAGGGCTTCCGGCTGGAGGTCAACGACCGTACGCAGGTGGTGGACCCGGTGACGCACGAGCCGGTGGCGGTGGGCGAGCCGGGTCGCCTCGCGCAGCGCGGGCACGTCCCGCTCGGCTACTACAACGACCCGGGGAAGACCGCCGAGACCTTCTTCCAGAAGGGCACGGAACGCTGGGTGCTGCTCGGCGACATGGCGACCGTCGACGAACAGGGCATCGTCACGGTGCTCGGCCGCGGCTCGCAGTGCATCAACACGGGCGGCGAGAAGGTCTATCCGGAGGAGGTCGAGCAGGCCCTGAAGTCCCACCCCGACGTGTACGACGCCCTGGTGGCGGGGGTCCCGGACCCGACCTGGGGCAGCCATGTGGCCGCTGTGGTGCAGGTCCGGGAGGGCGCCGAAGCGCCGTCCCTGGACCAGATCCAGAGCCACTGCCGCACCAGGCTGGCGGGCTACAAGATCCCGCGGCAGCTGGTCATCGCGCCCGCCATCCAGCGGTCCCCGAGCGGCAAGGCGGACTACCGCTGGGCCAAGGCGGTGGCGACGGAGGCGGATTCGGCGTAG
- the paaK gene encoding phenylacetate--CoA ligase PaaK yields the protein MAVYTDLHDTGERLGRDELAALQLTRLRATLHRAYEKVPFYRQAFDKAGVHPDDCRSLADLSLFPLTTKADLRDQYPFGMFAVPRSQVRRIHASSGTTGRPTVVGYTEGDLATWADVVARSIRAAGGRPGQIIHIAYGYGLFTGGLGAHYGAERLGCTVVPASGGMTDRQVRLIEDFRPEVIMVTPSYMLTLLDEMERQGIDPRTTSLRTGIFGAEPWTEAMRREIEERLDIDAVDIYGLSEVIGPGVAQEFAETKDGLHIWEDHFYPEVVDPLTGAVLPEGEPGELVFTSLTKEAMPVIRYRTRDLTRLLPGTARPAFRRMEKITGRSDDMIIVRGVNVYPTQIEEVLLRTPGLAPHFQLRLTREGRMDALTVRVEARRETDAARRQDAAAAVVRAVKEGVGVSVRVEVVDPETLERSVGKIKRLVDLRGAGEAGDTRPGG from the coding sequence ATGGCGGTGTACACGGATCTCCACGACACGGGCGAGCGGCTGGGCCGCGACGAGCTGGCCGCGCTCCAGCTCACCCGGCTGCGCGCGACCCTGCACCGCGCCTACGAGAAGGTGCCGTTCTACCGGCAGGCGTTCGACAAGGCCGGCGTACACCCCGACGACTGCCGCTCCCTCGCCGACCTCTCCCTGTTCCCCCTGACCACCAAGGCCGATCTGCGCGACCAGTACCCCTTCGGGATGTTCGCCGTACCGCGCTCGCAGGTGCGCCGCATCCATGCCTCCAGCGGCACGACCGGGCGGCCGACCGTCGTCGGGTACACCGAGGGGGACCTCGCCACCTGGGCGGACGTGGTCGCCCGGTCCATACGCGCGGCGGGCGGACGTCCCGGGCAGATCATTCACATCGCCTACGGGTACGGGCTGTTCACCGGCGGCCTGGGCGCGCACTACGGTGCCGAACGCCTCGGCTGTACGGTCGTGCCCGCCTCGGGCGGGATGACGGACCGGCAGGTCCGGCTCATCGAGGACTTCCGGCCGGAGGTCATCATGGTGACCCCTTCCTACATGCTGACCCTGCTGGACGAGATGGAGCGCCAGGGGATCGACCCGCGCACCACCTCGCTGCGGACGGGGATCTTCGGTGCGGAGCCGTGGACCGAGGCGATGCGCCGGGAGATCGAGGAACGGCTCGACATCGACGCGGTGGACATATACGGCCTGTCCGAGGTCATCGGACCGGGCGTGGCGCAGGAGTTCGCCGAGACCAAGGACGGCCTCCACATCTGGGAGGACCACTTCTATCCCGAGGTGGTCGATCCGCTGACCGGCGCGGTACTGCCGGAGGGCGAGCCCGGCGAGCTGGTGTTCACCTCCCTCACCAAGGAGGCCATGCCCGTCATCCGCTACCGCACCCGGGACCTGACGCGGCTGCTGCCCGGAACGGCCCGGCCTGCCTTCCGCCGGATGGAGAAGATCACGGGGCGCAGTGACGACATGATCATCGTGCGTGGGGTGAACGTCTACCCGACGCAGATCGAGGAGGTCCTGCTGCGGACGCCGGGCCTGGCTCCCCACTTCCAGCTGCGGCTGACCCGGGAGGGCCGGATGGACGCCCTGACGGTACGGGTGGAGGCGCGCCGGGAGACGGACGCCGCTCGGCGGCAGGACGCGGCCGCCGCCGTGGTCCGGGCCGTCAAGGAGGGGGTCGGGGTCTCCGTCCGGGTCGAGGTGGTGGACCCGGAGACGCTGGAACGCTCGGTGGGGAAGATCAAGAGACTGGTCGACCTCCGCGGAGCCGGGGAGGCCGGAGACACGCGTCCGGGCGGCTGA
- a CDS encoding YhjD/YihY/BrkB family envelope integrity protein, whose protein sequence is MISTLRKLYDRLQGSQIGLAWSRGREMELMHRAMGFAALGFLTLVPLLVVVAAAAPGSGSGFGRWLGQALGVTEASRVRVEMLFGAADLALERTTAFGLAALAVFGLTFGSAVQTGYEKVWDLPTARWHTMWLHVVWLALLVCYLALLVGIPSPSDNAIGTVLGALGDLVGTCLFFIASQRLLLGGRVRWRALVPGAVATSLGLLGLRIFSQLVFSPLIASNAVIYGPFGTLLVVQSWLVGVGFVVYGGALVGRLVHEHLTLRRLRRSGLFPPGDPPAHRPHRG, encoded by the coding sequence GTGATCTCCACCCTCCGGAAGCTCTACGACCGGCTCCAGGGCTCCCAGATCGGGCTGGCCTGGAGCCGCGGCCGGGAGATGGAGCTGATGCACCGGGCGATGGGCTTCGCGGCCCTCGGGTTCCTCACCCTGGTGCCGCTGCTGGTGGTCGTGGCGGCCGCCGCGCCCGGGAGCGGCTCGGGCTTCGGGCGGTGGCTCGGTCAGGCCCTCGGGGTCACAGAGGCCTCACGGGTCCGGGTCGAGATGCTGTTCGGCGCGGCGGACCTGGCGCTGGAGCGGACCACCGCGTTCGGTCTGGCCGCCCTCGCGGTGTTCGGCCTGACCTTCGGGTCGGCCGTGCAGACGGGCTACGAGAAGGTCTGGGACCTGCCGACGGCGCGCTGGCACACGATGTGGCTGCACGTCGTCTGGCTCGCCCTGCTGGTCTGCTATCTCGCCCTGCTCGTCGGGATCCCCTCGCCGTCGGACAACGCCATCGGCACGGTCCTCGGTGCTCTGGGCGACCTCGTCGGCACGTGCCTGTTCTTCATCGCCTCACAGCGGCTGCTGCTCGGCGGCCGGGTCCGCTGGCGCGCCCTGGTGCCGGGGGCGGTCGCGACCAGCCTCGGGCTGCTGGGACTGCGGATCTTCTCGCAGCTGGTGTTCTCGCCGCTCATCGCCTCCAACGCGGTGATCTACGGCCCCTTCGGCACCCTGCTCGTCGTCCAGTCCTGGCTGGTCGGCGTCGGCTTCGTGGTCTACGGCGGCGCGCTCGTCGGCCGGCTCGTGCACGAGCACCTCACCCTGCGGCGGCTGCGGCGCAGCGGGCTCTTCCCTCCCGGGGATCCCCCCGCACACCGGCCGCACCGCGGTTGA
- a CDS encoding fatty acyl-CoA synthetase — translation MTAERAVRTGRAVRDGTVDGLVHDSARRIPDRPAVRYRDRSWTYAQLDAAVTTGAAVLRERYGLAAGDRVATFAHNSDAYLLAFLACARAGLTHVPVNQNLTGEDLSYILDDSGSALVLADPGLAGRVPDGYAARALRDAPGSFLAELAEPLPFEGDRDPGALAQLLYTSGTTALPKGAMMTHRALAHEYESAIEALDLAEDDRPVHSLPLYHSAQMHVFLLPYLAVGARNTIVEAPAAERIFDLVEAGEADSLFAPPTVWIGLAEHPEFAVRELGALRKAYYGASIMPVPVLERLRARLPELAFYNCFGQSEIGPLATVLGPLEHEGRMDSCGRPVRHVEAKVVDEDGKDVPDGTAGEVVYRSPQLCQGYWNDPAATEKAFRDGWFRSGDLAVRDAQGYFTVVDRVKDVINSGGVLVASRQVEDVLYTHPGVAEAAVVGLPDERWIEAVTAVVVRRGEAGDVTEAELVAYARERLAHFKAPKRVFFVDALPRNASGKILKRELRDRFAQPGR, via the coding sequence ATGACGGCAGAGCGGGCGGTGCGGACCGGGCGAGCGGTGCGGGACGGTACGGTCGACGGACTGGTGCACGACAGCGCACGGCGGATCCCCGACCGGCCGGCGGTGCGATACCGCGACCGGAGCTGGACGTACGCCCAGCTCGACGCGGCCGTCACCACCGGCGCCGCCGTGCTGCGGGAGCGGTACGGGCTGGCCGCCGGGGACCGGGTCGCCACCTTCGCCCACAACTCCGACGCCTATCTCCTGGCCTTCCTGGCCTGCGCCCGCGCCGGGCTCACCCACGTACCGGTCAACCAGAACCTCACCGGCGAGGACCTCTCGTACATCCTGGACGACTCCGGGAGCGCCCTGGTCCTCGCCGATCCCGGCCTGGCCGGGCGGGTCCCCGACGGGTACGCGGCACGGGCGCTGCGCGATGCCCCCGGCTCCTTCCTGGCGGAGCTGGCCGAGCCGCTGCCCTTTGAAGGCGACCGGGACCCGGGGGCGCTGGCGCAGCTCCTCTACACCTCGGGGACCACGGCCCTGCCCAAGGGCGCGATGATGACCCACCGGGCCCTCGCGCACGAGTACGAGAGCGCGATCGAGGCACTGGACCTGGCCGAGGACGACCGGCCCGTGCACTCGCTGCCGCTCTACCACTCGGCGCAGATGCATGTCTTCCTGCTGCCGTACCTGGCGGTGGGGGCACGGAACACGATCGTGGAGGCGCCGGCCGCGGAGCGGATCTTCGACCTGGTCGAGGCTGGTGAGGCGGACAGCCTCTTCGCGCCGCCGACCGTGTGGATCGGTCTGGCCGAGCATCCGGAGTTCGCGGTGCGTGAGCTGGGCGCGCTGCGGAAGGCGTACTACGGGGCCTCGATCATGCCGGTCCCGGTCCTGGAGCGGCTGCGCGCGAGGCTGCCGGAGCTCGCCTTCTACAACTGCTTCGGCCAGAGCGAGATCGGCCCGCTGGCCACGGTGCTCGGGCCGCTGGAGCACGAGGGACGGATGGACTCCTGCGGGCGGCCGGTGCGCCATGTGGAGGCGAAGGTCGTCGACGAGGACGGCAAGGACGTACCGGACGGGACGGCGGGCGAGGTGGTCTACCGCTCGCCACAGCTGTGCCAGGGGTACTGGAACGATCCGGCGGCGACGGAGAAGGCCTTCCGGGACGGCTGGTTCCGCTCGGGCGACCTCGCGGTGCGCGACGCGCAGGGGTACTTCACGGTCGTGGACCGGGTGAAGGACGTCATCAACTCGGGCGGGGTACTGGTCGCCTCACGCCAGGTGGAGGACGTGCTCTACACCCACCCGGGTGTGGCCGAGGCCGCGGTGGTGGGGCTGCCCGACGAGCGCTGGATCGAGGCGGTCACCGCCGTGGTCGTACGGCGCGGGGAGGCGGGGGACGTGACGGAGGCGGAGCTGGTGGCCTACGCGAGGGAGAGGCTCGCCCACTTCAAGGCCCCGAAGCGGGTGTTCTTCGTGGACGCCCTCCCGCGCAACGCCAGCGGCAAGATCCTCAAGCGGGAACTGCGCGACCGGTTCGCGCAGCCCGGCCGCTGA